One stretch of Cohnella algarum DNA includes these proteins:
- a CDS encoding ABC transporter substrate-binding protein: MQIRKKGAGLLALALGFALVASACGSNGEGGASPSAAGGSPSSSASGKTETVTLKAYTTSGSEKEALDQLNQKFSEENPNIKIELEVAPEDQYSTVIKTRLAAGDAPDLFTVWPGKKKDPFASAGYLLDLSGESWVSRLPDSAKSVASYDGKVYGMPADQHVIGVIYNKALFKELNLEIPKTWEQFLDTAKKIKDAGKILLAVGFKDLWITQLIAYPMIANSIYANTPDFDRQMYDGKATFADSAWKQTMEDYVALKEYFNDGLMGTTYDQTAQLIASGQAAMVVNGSFMIPNLRALKEDLDLGMFPLPYTDGSKEAWISVGPGAFWAVNAKTAYPEEAKTYLEFMSRPENNRIWLNGKKAFPVFTDASVELDPALKDMEPYMSGGTYPFLDINWPAGVQDTLFTEIQSVFSGGESIDGMLKKLDEAFQRNKDKV; the protein is encoded by the coding sequence ATGCAAATCAGAAAAAAAGGGGCCGGTCTCCTGGCGCTGGCGCTCGGGTTCGCGCTCGTTGCAAGCGCTTGCGGATCGAACGGAGAAGGCGGAGCTTCGCCGTCCGCGGCGGGCGGAAGCCCGTCTTCGTCCGCATCGGGAAAAACGGAAACGGTTACGCTGAAAGCGTATACGACCTCGGGCAGCGAAAAGGAAGCGCTCGACCAGTTGAACCAGAAGTTCAGCGAAGAGAATCCGAACATCAAAATCGAGCTGGAGGTCGCCCCGGAGGATCAATATTCGACGGTCATCAAAACGCGTCTCGCGGCCGGCGACGCGCCGGATTTGTTCACCGTCTGGCCGGGAAAAAAGAAGGATCCGTTCGCGAGCGCCGGCTACCTGCTGGACCTATCCGGGGAAAGCTGGGTATCGAGGCTGCCGGACTCGGCCAAATCGGTCGCTTCCTATGACGGCAAAGTTTACGGCATGCCGGCGGATCAGCACGTCATCGGCGTCATTTACAATAAGGCGCTGTTCAAGGAACTGAATCTGGAAATCCCCAAAACGTGGGAGCAATTTCTCGATACGGCGAAAAAGATCAAGGACGCGGGCAAAATTCTGCTTGCGGTCGGCTTCAAGGACCTGTGGATTACGCAGCTGATCGCGTATCCGATGATCGCGAATTCGATTTACGCGAATACGCCGGACTTCGACCGGCAAATGTACGACGGCAAGGCGACGTTCGCGGACTCCGCGTGGAAGCAAACGATGGAGGATTACGTGGCGCTCAAGGAATACTTCAACGACGGCCTGATGGGCACGACCTACGACCAGACGGCGCAGCTGATCGCTTCCGGGCAAGCGGCGATGGTCGTCAACGGTTCGTTCATGATTCCGAACCTGCGGGCGCTGAAGGAAGACCTGGACCTGGGCATGTTCCCGCTCCCGTATACGGACGGCAGCAAGGAAGCGTGGATTTCCGTCGGCCCGGGCGCGTTCTGGGCGGTCAACGCGAAGACGGCTTACCCCGAAGAGGCGAAAACCTATTTGGAATTCATGTCCCGGCCGGAAAACAACCGGATCTGGCTGAACGGCAAAAAAGCGTTCCCGGTGTTTACGGACGCCTCGGTCGAGCTCGACCCCGCCCTCAAGGATATGGAGCCGTACATGAGCGGCGGCACCTACCCGTTTTTGGACATCAACTGGCCGGCTGGCGTTCAGGATACGCTGTTCACGGAAATCCAGAGCGTGTTCTCCGGAGGGGAGAGCATCGACGGCATGCTGAAGAAGCTGGACGAAGCCTTCCAGCGAAACAAGGATAAGGTCTAA
- a CDS encoding carbohydrate ABC transporter permease has protein sequence MASRKRTGKLAFKASDLLFLLPGLLVYTIFLSYPALSSFYYSMTDWNGLSPELSFIGLDNFRRLWADDAFWRTLRNTLAFALGLVVFLNLIAFLAALALDGNGRIRKTLRVLFLIPTLLSGLSIGYMWSYMYSPIFGVINSALDAVGLGALKQDWLGDPKLALPSVIFAHMWQWTGFHMIIFLGALQSVSKELLEAAEIDGAGPWKRLLNVTVPQVRPAFTVSVILATIGGLKVFDTIMIMTQGGPGGATDSLSTLLYRMAFNFNDMGYASAIGLVMLAFIMLISYAQLRVLRAGGE, from the coding sequence ATGGCAAGTCGAAAAAGAACGGGCAAGCTCGCGTTCAAAGCCTCGGACCTGCTGTTTCTGCTGCCGGGCTTGCTCGTTTACACGATTTTTCTCAGTTATCCTGCGCTTAGCAGCTTCTACTACAGCATGACCGACTGGAACGGGCTGTCGCCGGAATTGTCGTTTATCGGATTGGACAACTTCCGGCGCTTGTGGGCGGACGACGCCTTCTGGCGCACGCTGCGCAACACGCTCGCGTTCGCGCTCGGACTCGTCGTTTTTTTGAACCTTATCGCCTTTTTGGCCGCCCTGGCGCTGGACGGAAACGGACGGATCCGCAAGACGCTTCGCGTGCTCTTCCTGATCCCGACCCTGCTCAGCGGCTTGTCGATCGGCTATATGTGGAGCTATATGTACTCCCCGATTTTCGGGGTCATCAATTCGGCGCTCGACGCGGTCGGACTCGGCGCGCTCAAGCAGGACTGGCTCGGAGATCCGAAGCTGGCGTTGCCGAGCGTCATCTTCGCGCATATGTGGCAGTGGACCGGCTTTCATATGATTATTTTTCTCGGGGCGCTGCAAAGCGTGTCCAAGGAGCTTCTCGAAGCGGCGGAAATCGACGGCGCGGGTCCGTGGAAGCGGCTGCTGAACGTCACCGTTCCCCAGGTGCGGCCGGCGTTTACGGTCAGCGTCATTCTGGCGACGATCGGAGGGCTTAAAGTGTTCGACACGATCATGATCATGACGCAGGGCGGGCCGGGCGGCGCGACCGATTCGCTCAGCACGCTTCTGTACCGGATGGCGTTCAATTTCAACGACATGGGCTACGCTTCGGCCATCGGGCTCGTCATGCTGGCCTTCATCATGCTGATTTCATACGCGCAGCTTCGCGTGCTGCGGGCGGGAGGCGAATGA
- a CDS encoding carbohydrate ABC transporter permease has product MTAKGWIGGVRLVFLAIWSVVVLVPLWMLLSIAFKTPSEFLENPFGLPASIRLDNFVSSWTQASLGLALGNSLLVTAISLAALVLFGSAAAYALARGSSRIHRALYAYFLLGLMVPFQIAMIPLYKVFRTFELINKIPGGALAYVAVTIPFVVFLFFEFVRALPADLEEAASIDGCGRVRAFALIVFPLLKPVTATVVITNCISIWNDFMVPLLFLQKSSVRTIPIAIYSFTGEYNNQWPLIFAGVVISSLPMVIAFLLLQKQFIKGMVSGAVKG; this is encoded by the coding sequence ATGACCGCAAAAGGCTGGATAGGCGGAGTCCGCCTCGTTTTTTTGGCAATTTGGTCGGTCGTCGTGCTGGTGCCGCTCTGGATGCTGCTGTCGATCGCCTTCAAGACGCCGTCGGAGTTTCTCGAAAATCCGTTCGGCTTGCCGGCCTCGATCCGGCTCGACAATTTCGTCTCCTCCTGGACGCAGGCCTCGCTCGGCCTTGCGCTCGGCAACAGCCTGCTCGTCACCGCGATCTCCCTCGCGGCGCTCGTGCTGTTCGGCTCCGCGGCGGCTTACGCGCTGGCGCGCGGCAGCTCCCGGATCCACCGGGCGCTGTATGCATACTTTTTGCTCGGCTTGATGGTGCCGTTCCAGATCGCCATGATCCCGCTGTACAAAGTTTTCCGGACGTTCGAACTGATCAACAAAATTCCGGGAGGCGCCCTCGCTTACGTGGCGGTGACGATTCCGTTCGTCGTCTTCCTGTTTTTCGAATTCGTCCGCGCGCTGCCGGCCGATCTGGAGGAGGCGGCGTCCATCGACGGCTGCGGGCGCGTCCGCGCGTTCGCGCTGATCGTGTTTCCGCTGCTGAAGCCGGTTACGGCGACGGTCGTCATCACGAACTGCATCAGCATCTGGAACGACTTCATGGTTCCTCTGCTGTTTTTGCAGAAGTCGTCGGTCCGCACGATCCCGATCGCCATCTATTCCTTTACCGGCGAGTACAACAACCAATGGCCGCTCATTTTCGCCGGCGTCGTCATCTCTTCCCTGCCGATGGTCATCGCCTTCCTGCTGCTGCAAAAGCAGTTCATCAAGGGGATGGTCAGCGGCGCGGTCAAAGGGTGA